In one Rhodococcus sp. B50 genomic region, the following are encoded:
- a CDS encoding MaoC/PaaZ C-terminal domain-containing protein, translating into MSIDPDAALSAAPTTREGTWTERDVILYHLGLGAGVDSLDPAELRWVYEKTLRVLPTFAMVAGQGISAGTATPAGLNLPGIDIDLRRILHGGQSVAVHAPIPAAGAATISSRVADVWDKGKAAVIVLEQTAMNGDGNPLWTTAMQIWARGEGGFGGDAGPDVPNAVPERDADKVLVSPTSTQQALVYRLSGDMNPLHADPAFAKTAGFDRPILHGLASYGVVCKAVVDGLLDGDPTRVRSFSVRFAGSLYPGETIETAVWRDGDTLTLLATCPERDGQPVLTHATMEVR; encoded by the coding sequence ATGTCTATCGACCCGGATGCCGCGCTGTCCGCCGCCCCCACCACCCGTGAGGGCACCTGGACCGAACGCGACGTGATCCTCTACCACCTCGGTCTGGGTGCGGGCGTCGACTCGCTCGATCCCGCCGAGTTGCGGTGGGTGTACGAGAAGACTCTGCGGGTCCTGCCGACCTTCGCAATGGTCGCCGGGCAGGGGATCTCCGCCGGTACGGCGACCCCGGCCGGACTGAACCTACCGGGAATCGACATCGACCTGCGCAGGATTCTCCACGGCGGCCAGTCCGTCGCCGTGCATGCCCCGATCCCGGCCGCGGGCGCAGCGACGATCTCGTCGCGTGTCGCCGACGTATGGGACAAGGGCAAGGCCGCCGTGATCGTGCTCGAGCAGACCGCGATGAACGGCGACGGAAACCCGTTGTGGACCACTGCGATGCAGATCTGGGCCCGCGGCGAGGGCGGCTTCGGCGGTGACGCCGGACCCGACGTGCCGAATGCGGTCCCGGAACGCGACGCCGACAAGGTCCTGGTGTCGCCCACGAGCACGCAGCAGGCGCTGGTGTACCGACTCAGCGGTGACATGAACCCGTTGCACGCCGACCCCGCGTTCGCGAAGACGGCCGGCTTCGACCGGCCGATCCTGCACGGACTCGCGTCGTACGGTGTCGTGTGCAAGGCCGTCGTCGACGGTCTGCTGGACGGGGATCCCACCCGGGTCCGCTCGTTCTCGGTCCGGTTCGCCGGCTCGCTGTACCCGGGGGAGACGATCGAGACGGCGGTGTGGCGCGACGGCGACACGCTCACTCTGCTCGCCACATGTCCCGAACGCGACGGGCAACCGGTACTCACCCACGCCACCATGGAGGTCCGATGA
- a CDS encoding ammonium transporter, with protein sequence MEQALAAADTAWILAAFTAVVLMVPGLALFYSGMLGVKSALNMIMMVFGGFAVTAVLWVLFGPAAVLGDSVGGLGLIGDPFSDIGLGSLLEEDPAGGVPAALTAAFHLLFAGITVAIIAGGVADRMKFSAWLVFSGIWVVLVYFPVAHWVFAFDDEEAGTQGGWIANTLAAHDFAGGTAVHMNSGVAALALAVALGRRRGFPHVARPHNLPLVVLGGGILLFGWFGFNGGSAGGANHMAGVVVLNTLVAAMAGLLGWLIVERIKEKHATTLGAISGVIAALVGITPAASLVSPLGALLIGAVAGAVGCFAVSWKFRMGYDDSLDVVAIHLMGGVVGTTLIAFVATAAAPAGVDGLFFGGGIDFLGRQVVAMAAVFAYSFAVTFLIAKMLDKIMGIRVDADTEMRGIDVPVHGETAYVMDSFSPTGPSTLRPEVFAEDRDVVVPKS encoded by the coding sequence ATGGAACAGGCACTCGCGGCCGCCGATACCGCCTGGATTTTGGCGGCGTTCACAGCAGTCGTACTGATGGTTCCGGGCCTTGCGCTGTTCTACAGCGGCATGCTCGGAGTCAAGAGCGCGCTCAACATGATCATGATGGTGTTCGGCGGCTTCGCCGTCACTGCCGTCCTGTGGGTGCTGTTCGGTCCGGCCGCCGTGCTCGGTGACAGCGTCGGGGGCCTCGGCCTCATCGGCGATCCGTTCAGCGACATCGGTCTGGGGTCGTTGCTCGAGGAGGACCCGGCCGGCGGGGTGCCGGCAGCGTTGACCGCGGCCTTCCACCTCCTCTTCGCGGGTATCACGGTGGCGATCATCGCCGGTGGCGTCGCCGATCGGATGAAGTTCTCGGCGTGGCTGGTGTTCTCGGGTATCTGGGTCGTTCTCGTCTACTTCCCCGTCGCGCACTGGGTCTTCGCCTTCGACGACGAAGAGGCCGGTACGCAGGGCGGATGGATCGCCAACACACTCGCTGCACACGACTTCGCCGGTGGCACAGCCGTGCACATGAACTCGGGTGTCGCGGCGCTCGCGCTCGCGGTCGCACTCGGTCGCCGTCGTGGATTCCCTCACGTGGCACGTCCTCACAACCTGCCCCTCGTCGTGCTCGGTGGCGGCATCCTGCTGTTCGGCTGGTTCGGATTCAACGGCGGTTCGGCAGGCGGAGCCAACCATATGGCCGGTGTCGTCGTCCTCAACACTCTCGTCGCCGCGATGGCCGGTCTGCTCGGATGGCTGATCGTCGAGCGCATCAAGGAGAAGCACGCCACGACACTCGGTGCGATCTCCGGCGTCATCGCTGCCCTCGTGGGGATCACGCCCGCGGCGAGCCTCGTGTCGCCGCTCGGCGCCCTGCTGATCGGTGCGGTCGCCGGTGCGGTGGGCTGCTTCGCCGTGAGTTGGAAGTTCCGCATGGGCTACGACGACTCACTCGACGTCGTCGCGATCCACCTCATGGGTGGCGTCGTGGGCACCACCCTCATCGCCTTCGTCGCGACGGCCGCTGCGCCGGCCGGTGTCGACGGCCTGTTCTTCGGCGGGGGCATCGACTTCCTCGGACGTCAGGTCGTCGCGATGGCCGCCGTCTTCGCCTACTCGTTCGCGGTGACCTTCCTGATCGCGAAGATGCTCGACAAGATCATGGGTATCCGGGTGGACGCCGACACCGAGATGCGAGGAATCGACGTTCCGGTCCACGGGGAGACGGCCTACGTGATGGACTCGTTCTCGCCCACCGGCCCGTCGACGCTGCGTCCCGAGGTGTTCGCCGAGGACCGCGACGTCGTCGTGCCCAAGTCCTGA
- a CDS encoding helix-turn-helix domain-containing protein has translation MASPDRPVLYDDSGREVPRGTPTGVDLERAIAHQVRSLRLASGLSVGDMAAKVGISKAMLSKIENAQTSCSLSTLARLAAGLDVPVTSLFRGADAHRDAVFTKNGHGAEIVGRGTRVGHHYELLGALRGQHKRLEPVLVTLTDASDVFPLFQHPGTELLYMLEGEMLYGHGDSEYHLQPGDALLIDGEGLHGPNELLKLPIRFLAVTAYPDNHQP, from the coding sequence ATGGCCAGCCCAGATCGTCCCGTCCTGTACGACGATTCCGGACGCGAAGTCCCGCGCGGCACCCCGACGGGCGTGGATCTCGAGCGCGCGATCGCCCACCAAGTCAGGTCGTTGCGGCTGGCCAGCGGCCTGTCCGTCGGCGACATGGCGGCCAAGGTGGGGATCTCCAAGGCCATGCTCTCGAAGATCGAGAACGCCCAGACCTCGTGCAGCCTCTCGACTCTCGCGCGCCTCGCCGCCGGTCTCGACGTTCCGGTCACCTCACTGTTCCGTGGCGCCGATGCCCACCGCGATGCGGTGTTCACGAAGAACGGTCACGGGGCCGAGATCGTCGGTCGCGGTACACGGGTCGGTCACCACTACGAACTGCTGGGGGCGCTGAGGGGGCAACACAAGAGGCTCGAACCGGTGCTGGTGACCCTCACCGACGCGAGCGACGTCTTCCCCCTCTTCCAGCATCCCGGCACCGAGTTGCTGTACATGCTCGAGGGCGAGATGCTCTACGGCCACGGCGATTCCGAGTACCACCTGCAACCGGGCGACGCCCTGCTCATCGACGGCGAGGGATTGCACGGACCCAACGAACTGCTGAAGTTGCCCATCCGGTTCCTCGCCGTCACGGCGTATCCGGACAACCATCAGCCGTGA
- a CDS encoding PaaI family thioesterase has product MRVDPNTHPIVGNAPDGTVLTSAPQDTAVDRATAAARRVVDALLRTDRTNANLERVAEELVSIAEHLDEHAPEVQERLIDMWHGEGVTRHDPVTGPENALAPPLVLAGREDGSVEGVVELTFPYQGPPGHVHGGVSALLLDHTLGVANAWAGRSGATAQLNVRYHRPTPLFEPLTVSGRLVEQEGRKISTVGEIRTADGTVCVSVEALFIDRTVPRPR; this is encoded by the coding sequence ATGAGGGTCGACCCGAACACCCACCCCATCGTCGGGAACGCGCCCGACGGCACGGTCCTGACCTCGGCGCCGCAGGACACCGCTGTCGACCGTGCCACCGCCGCAGCACGACGCGTGGTGGACGCGTTGCTGCGCACCGATCGCACCAACGCGAATCTCGAGCGGGTCGCGGAGGAACTCGTCAGCATCGCCGAGCACCTCGACGAACATGCTCCGGAAGTGCAGGAGCGGCTCATCGATATGTGGCACGGAGAGGGCGTCACCCGGCACGATCCGGTCACCGGACCGGAGAACGCGCTCGCGCCACCGTTGGTTCTCGCCGGTCGCGAGGACGGATCGGTCGAAGGCGTCGTCGAGTTGACGTTTCCGTATCAGGGCCCGCCCGGGCACGTGCACGGCGGAGTCTCCGCCCTCCTGCTCGACCACACGCTGGGCGTGGCGAACGCGTGGGCCGGACGCAGCGGCGCCACCGCCCAGCTCAACGTGCGGTACCACCGGCCGACGCCCCTGTTCGAGCCGCTGACGGTCAGTGGCCGTCTGGTCGAACAGGAGGGCCGCAAGATCAGCACGGTCGGAGAGATCCGGACCGCGGACGGCACGGTGTGCGTATCCGTCGAGGCGCTCTTCATCGACAGGACGGTCCCTCGTCCTCGCTGA
- the fdhD gene encoding formate dehydrogenase accessory sulfurtransferase FdhD produces the protein MGRVTTRRPVLRITTDRVTRRPDTLAVEEPLEIRIGGESLTITMRTPGHDVDLIHGFLLAEGMIGTREDIVAVRYCDGVDASGANTYNVLDITLAPGVTIPEGTGRRAFTTTSACGVCGKNSLDEVRTRTRYPLREAGSTSIGTHTLTELPDTLRRHQQVFESTGGLHAAALFTPDGALLALREDVGRHNAVDKVLGWALTDNRVPLSHSVLMVSGRASFELVQKAVMAGIPVLAAVSAPSSLAVDLAAESDLTLVGFLRGETMNVYTAPDRIKTE, from the coding sequence ATGGGACGGGTCACGACACGTCGACCGGTACTGCGCATCACGACGGACAGGGTGACGCGGCGTCCCGACACACTCGCCGTCGAGGAACCGCTCGAGATCAGGATCGGCGGCGAATCGCTGACGATCACCATGCGCACCCCCGGGCACGACGTCGACCTCATCCACGGATTCCTCCTGGCCGAAGGAATGATCGGCACTCGCGAGGACATCGTCGCGGTCCGATACTGTGACGGGGTCGACGCGAGCGGCGCGAACACCTACAACGTTCTCGACATCACCCTCGCGCCCGGTGTCACGATCCCGGAAGGGACGGGACGACGCGCGTTCACGACCACCTCCGCGTGCGGGGTATGCGGGAAGAACTCGCTCGACGAGGTACGCACCCGCACGCGATATCCGCTGCGAGAGGCCGGCAGCACCTCGATCGGTACGCACACGCTCACCGAACTGCCCGACACACTGCGGCGGCACCAGCAGGTCTTCGAATCGACCGGGGGTCTGCACGCGGCTGCCCTGTTCACTCCCGATGGCGCATTGCTGGCCCTGCGCGAGGACGTCGGCAGGCACAACGCGGTCGACAAGGTGCTCGGCTGGGCACTGACCGACAACCGGGTTCCACTCTCGCACAGCGTGCTCATGGTGAGCGGACGCGCCTCGTTCGAGCTCGTGCAGAAAGCCGTGATGGCCGGGATCCCCGTGCTCGCGGCGGTGTCGGCGCCCTCGTCGCTCGCCGTCGATCTCGCCGCGGAGTCGGACCTGACCCTGGTGGGTTTCCTCCGCGGCGAGACGATGAACGTGTACACCGCACCGGACCGCATCAAGACCGAGTGA
- a CDS encoding acyl-CoA dehydrogenase: MTLGLSDEDRELRDSVRGWAARHATPDVIRTTVEAKTEARPPYWGSLAELGMLGLHLPEEFGGAGFGLLETAIVAEELGRSMVPGPFLPTVIVSAVLNRAGRRTELDGLADGSLFGAVSLQPGGLRVVRDGDSLTLSGTSGVALGGQVADMFLLAADDNGERVFVVVARDRVDVTNLPSYDVIRRNAEITVDGVALSDEDVLSLDAQRVVDIAATLFAAEAAGLADRATTTAADYARVRKQFGRVIGQFQGVKHTVARMLCLTEQARVVAWDAARALGEDISDDEASLAAAVAASIAPEAAFQVTKSCIQVLGGIGYTWEHDAHLYMRRAQSLRILLGSTAFWRRRVAHLTLGGARRVLSVDLPAEAEQIRADIRAELEPARTLESAARKAYLAENGYTAPHLPEPWGKAADAVTQLVVAEELRAAGLEPHDMIIGNWVVPTLIAHGSTDQIERFVPQSLRGDLVWCQLFSEPGAGSDLAGLSTRAVKVDGGWKLDGQKVWTSMARVADWGICLARTDTEAPKHKGLSYFLIDIRNTEGLDIRPLREITGEALFNEVFLDDVFVPDECLVGEPGDGWKLARTTLANERVSLSHDSTFGAGCEALVALAQSAPGGPDDEQLTVLGKVLADATSGGLMGLRTALRSLTGAQPGAESSVAKLLGVEHIQQVWELAMDWAGPASLLDDRDRTSATHMFLNVQCMSIAGGTTNVQLNIIGERILGLPRDPEPGK; encoded by the coding sequence ATGACTCTGGGATTGAGTGACGAGGACCGCGAGCTCCGCGATTCCGTGCGCGGCTGGGCGGCGCGGCACGCGACGCCCGACGTGATCCGCACGACTGTCGAAGCGAAGACGGAAGCGCGCCCGCCGTACTGGGGGTCGCTCGCCGAACTCGGCATGCTGGGATTGCACCTCCCGGAGGAGTTCGGGGGTGCCGGCTTCGGCCTGCTCGAAACCGCGATCGTCGCAGAGGAACTCGGACGATCCATGGTTCCGGGCCCGTTCCTTCCGACGGTGATCGTCTCCGCGGTCCTGAACCGGGCGGGGCGGCGCACCGAACTCGACGGCCTCGCTGACGGTTCGTTGTTCGGTGCGGTGTCCCTGCAGCCGGGAGGGCTGCGCGTGGTGCGTGACGGCGATTCCCTCACGCTCTCGGGTACCTCCGGCGTCGCCCTCGGTGGCCAGGTCGCGGATATGTTCCTGCTCGCGGCCGACGACAACGGCGAGCGGGTGTTCGTCGTCGTGGCTCGCGACCGTGTCGACGTCACGAACCTGCCGAGCTACGACGTGATCCGCCGCAACGCCGAGATCACCGTCGACGGCGTGGCGCTGTCCGACGAGGACGTCCTGTCGCTCGATGCGCAACGGGTCGTCGACATCGCCGCGACGTTGTTCGCGGCCGAGGCTGCCGGACTCGCGGATCGGGCCACCACCACCGCGGCGGACTACGCGCGGGTCCGCAAGCAGTTCGGTCGTGTCATCGGCCAGTTCCAGGGTGTCAAGCACACTGTCGCCCGGATGCTCTGCCTTACCGAACAGGCCCGGGTCGTGGCATGGGACGCGGCGCGCGCTCTCGGTGAGGACATCTCGGACGACGAGGCTTCGCTCGCCGCGGCGGTCGCCGCGTCCATCGCCCCGGAGGCGGCGTTCCAGGTCACCAAGAGTTGCATCCAGGTCCTCGGCGGCATCGGTTACACCTGGGAGCACGACGCACATCTGTACATGCGGCGTGCCCAATCGCTCCGTATCCTGCTGGGCTCCACAGCATTCTGGCGACGTCGCGTCGCCCACCTCACGCTCGGCGGTGCCCGTCGTGTGCTGAGTGTCGACCTACCGGCCGAAGCGGAACAGATCCGCGCCGACATCCGCGCCGAACTCGAACCGGCCCGCACGCTCGAAAGCGCTGCCCGCAAGGCGTATCTGGCCGAGAACGGCTATACCGCTCCGCATCTGCCCGAGCCATGGGGTAAGGCCGCCGACGCCGTCACGCAGCTCGTCGTCGCCGAGGAACTCCGCGCAGCAGGACTCGAACCGCACGATATGATCATCGGAAACTGGGTGGTGCCGACTCTGATCGCGCACGGCAGCACCGACCAGATCGAGCGATTCGTCCCGCAGTCGCTGCGCGGGGACCTCGTGTGGTGCCAGCTCTTCTCCGAGCCCGGCGCCGGCTCCGACCTCGCCGGCCTGTCCACCAGAGCGGTCAAGGTCGACGGTGGCTGGAAACTCGACGGTCAGAAGGTGTGGACATCGATGGCGCGTGTCGCCGACTGGGGGATCTGCCTCGCCCGCACCGACACGGAGGCGCCCAAACACAAAGGGCTGTCCTACTTCCTGATCGACATCAGGAACACCGAAGGTCTCGATATCCGACCGCTGCGGGAGATCACCGGCGAGGCGCTGTTCAACGAGGTGTTCCTCGACGACGTGTTCGTGCCCGACGAGTGCCTCGTCGGCGAGCCCGGCGACGGATGGAAGCTTGCCCGCACCACTCTCGCCAACGAGCGGGTCTCGCTCTCCCACGACTCGACCTTCGGGGCCGGGTGCGAGGCTCTTGTGGCGCTTGCACAAAGCGCTCCCGGTGGACCGGACGACGAACAGCTCACCGTGCTCGGCAAGGTGCTCGCCGATGCCACCTCCGGCGGCCTCATGGGTCTGCGCACCGCGCTCCGCTCCCTGACCGGTGCTCAGCCGGGTGCCGAGTCCTCCGTCGCCAAGCTGCTCGGTGTCGAACACATCCAGCAGGTCTGGGAGCTCGCGATGGACTGGGCCGGACCGGCCTCGTTGCTCGACGACCGGGATCGCACCTCGGCCACCCACATGTTCCTGAATGTGCAGTGCATGTCGATCGCCGGCGGAACGACCAATGTCCAGCTGAACATCATCGGTGAGCGGATTCTCGGTCTGCCCCGTGATCCCGAACCCGGAAAGTGA
- a CDS encoding SDR family NAD(P)-dependent oxidoreductase gives MGKLDGRVAIVTGAGMGIGRGVAGALAREGASVVIAEVDEKAGAETARWLTDRWDTRAHFVPTDVTDREQVHAMVDSAVREFGRLDILVNNAWRSLGFARMEKTSDENMQAGFDMAVMAAFWAMQRAYPELARHGTGRVINMCSLNGVNAHMYSVSYNAAKEALRSMTRTAAREWAPKQVCCNVICPGAQSAAYRRVAEADPQMAATQAAANPMGRIGDPLDDIGTVAAFLASDDSRYLTGNTLFVDGGSHINGVQWAPAVD, from the coding sequence ATGGGGAAGTTGGACGGCAGGGTAGCGATCGTTACCGGAGCCGGTATGGGGATCGGCCGAGGAGTCGCCGGGGCGCTGGCCCGTGAGGGCGCGAGTGTCGTGATCGCCGAGGTGGACGAGAAGGCGGGCGCCGAGACCGCCCGGTGGCTCACCGATCGGTGGGACACGCGCGCGCACTTCGTGCCGACCGATGTCACCGACCGTGAACAGGTGCACGCGATGGTGGACTCGGCCGTCCGCGAGTTCGGCCGCCTCGACATCCTGGTGAACAATGCCTGGCGTTCACTGGGTTTCGCGCGGATGGAGAAGACGTCCGACGAGAATATGCAGGCGGGTTTCGACATGGCTGTCATGGCTGCCTTCTGGGCGATGCAGCGCGCGTACCCGGAACTCGCCCGGCACGGAACCGGCCGCGTGATCAACATGTGCAGTCTCAACGGCGTCAATGCGCATATGTACTCGGTGTCGTACAACGCCGCGAAAGAGGCGTTGCGCAGCATGACCCGCACCGCCGCCCGGGAGTGGGCACCGAAGCAGGTGTGCTGCAACGTGATCTGTCCCGGCGCGCAGAGTGCGGCGTATCGGCGGGTCGCGGAAGCCGATCCGCAGATGGCTGCGACGCAGGCCGCGGCGAACCCGATGGGCCGCATCGGTGACCCTCTCGACGACATCGGTACCGTCGCGGCTTTTCTCGCGAGCGACGACTCGCGTTATCTCACCGGCAACACGTTGTTCGTCGACGGCGGTAGCCACATCAACGGCGTGCAATGGGCGCCGGCGGTCGACTGA
- a CDS encoding alpha/beta hydrolase family protein codes for MISRTSRRVVSVLAAVSMLGVVSCSDSGDDAQETAGGPGSLVTDRPLIGAAALPSASRTHLITYLSEGAERRPVLVSGTVAIPEGEAPEGGWPVISWAHGTTGVGDACAPSADTPGGPAHSYVGRTTAMLDRWVADGYAVVQTDYEGLGTPGGHPYMNGESAADSVVDIVRAARELDPEIGTRWVAMGHSQGGHAALYAAARGEERAPELELQGAIALAPGSRTSETAQYYASAGPAIGPALGFLPVLLLGAQAADPAIDADAMLTDASRPLLAAARTGCMDDIREAASAVPVDQVFAPDADLDALREYFAGQELETLTPSVPTLVVQGTDDVLVSRTVTDEVTAALCSNGADLTYRVYEGADHRAVLEESFDDVRAFVDGVRAGETQDGTCG; via the coding sequence ATGATCTCTCGTACTTCCCGGCGCGTCGTGTCGGTACTCGCCGCCGTCTCGATGCTCGGTGTCGTTTCCTGTTCCGACTCCGGCGACGACGCGCAGGAGACAGCCGGCGGACCCGGCTCGCTGGTCACCGACCGCCCCCTCATCGGCGCGGCAGCGCTTCCCAGCGCGTCTCGGACGCATCTGATCACCTATCTGTCCGAAGGCGCCGAGCGTCGTCCGGTCCTCGTCTCGGGCACCGTCGCGATTCCGGAAGGAGAGGCGCCGGAAGGTGGCTGGCCGGTGATCAGCTGGGCACACGGCACCACTGGGGTCGGCGATGCCTGTGCGCCCTCCGCCGACACGCCCGGCGGCCCGGCCCACTCCTATGTCGGAAGGACGACCGCCATGCTCGACCGGTGGGTCGCCGACGGCTACGCCGTGGTTCAGACCGATTACGAGGGCCTCGGCACTCCGGGCGGACATCCCTACATGAACGGGGAGAGCGCGGCCGACAGCGTCGTCGACATCGTGCGTGCCGCCCGAGAACTCGATCCGGAGATCGGAACCCGCTGGGTTGCGATGGGGCACAGTCAGGGCGGACACGCCGCTCTGTATGCGGCGGCACGCGGCGAAGAACGCGCCCCCGAACTCGAATTGCAGGGTGCCATCGCCCTCGCCCCGGGAAGCCGGACCAGTGAGACGGCCCAGTACTACGCGAGCGCCGGTCCCGCGATCGGTCCGGCACTCGGCTTCCTGCCGGTCCTGCTGCTCGGAGCGCAAGCAGCGGACCCGGCCATCGACGCCGACGCAATGCTCACGGACGCGTCACGCCCCCTGCTGGCCGCAGCGCGCACCGGATGCATGGACGACATCCGCGAAGCAGCGAGCGCGGTCCCGGTGGATCAGGTGTTCGCGCCCGATGCGGACCTCGACGCGCTCCGCGAGTACTTCGCCGGTCAGGAGCTCGAAACGCTCACCCCGTCGGTGCCGACGCTCGTCGTGCAGGGAACAGACGATGTGCTGGTGTCGCGCACGGTTACCGACGAGGTGACCGCGGCGCTGTGCAGCAACGGCGCGGATCTGACCTATCGGGTGTACGAGGGGGCCGACCACCGCGCGGTGCTCGAAGAGTCCTTCGACGACGTGCGGGCATTCGTCGACGGAGTCCGCGCAGGCGAGACGCAGGACGGGACCTGCGGTTGA